In Littorina saxatilis isolate snail1 linkage group LG8, US_GU_Lsax_2.0, whole genome shotgun sequence, a single genomic region encodes these proteins:
- the LOC138974390 gene encoding protein HtrL-like, protein MKARKTVLAAFVAISVTITVLLVVRYDVYPQMLGKEPTMYTEPTMYTEPSMDSYTIVTALFDIGRSNWTTYRRSYREYLSYMEQLMALKANIIVFADPEGAAAARHMRRNQANRTRIIEMKLKDLPYYSYRKRVDEIMRSEEFRRNNPLAQNGHPEANVPEYNIVMWSKAGLVDRAIAMDPFHTSYFMWLDAGYGHGHDIYPKDGKWVPRNLLLECSDKVTMIERKEGIENHRQDMDHLYRISMSVVVGGFFGGGKEPLFRLHALQQEVLADWMKRGITDDDQSSIMMVYFREPCLFRFFIGDFYDVFKLFH, encoded by the exons ATGAAGGCACGTAAGACAGTGTTGGCTGCGTTTGTGGCGATATCTGTGACGATCACGGTGTTATTGGTTGTCAGATATGACGTGTATCCTCAGATGCTTGGCAAAG AGCCCACCATGTACACTG AGCCCACCATGTACACTG AGCCCAGCATGGACAGCTACACCATCGTCACGGCGCTGTTCGACATCGGTCGCAGCAACTGGACGACGTACAGACGAAGCTACAGAGAGTACCTGAGCTACATGGAGCAGCTCATGGCGCTCAAAGCCAACATCATCGTCTTCGCTGACCCCGAAGGAGCTGCCGCCGCTCGTCACATGCGCCGTAACCAGGCCAACAGAACCCGTATTATAGAAATGAAGTTGAAGGACTTGCCTTACTATTCGTACCGGAAGCGAGTCGATGAGATCATGCGCAGTGAGGAGTTCCGGCGCAACAACCCGCTTGCACAAAATGGCCACCCGGAGGCCAACGTCCCGGAGTACAACATCGTGATGTGGAGCAAAGCTGGCCTGGTGGACCGTGCCATCGCCATGGATCCCTTCCACACGTCATACTTCATGTGGTTAGATGCTGGCTATGGCCACGGCCACGATATCTACCCCAAAGACGGAAAATGGGTGCCCCGAAACTTGCTACTCGAGTGCTCGGACAAAGTGACGATGATCGAACGCAAGGAGGGCATCGAGAACCACAGACAAGACATGGACCACTTGTATCGTATCAGCATGTCCGTCGTTGTGGGAGGTTTCTTCGGAGGAGGAAAGGAACCGCTGTTTCGCCTGCACGCTCTGCAACAGGAAGTGTTGGCTGATTGGATGAAAAGAGGCATCACGGATGACGACCAGTCTAGTATAATGATGGTGTACTTCAGGGAGCCTTGCTTGTTCCGCTTCTTTATCGGTGACTTCTATGACGTGTTCAAACTCTTCCATTGA